A DNA window from Synchiropus splendidus isolate RoL2022-P1 chromosome 2, RoL_Sspl_1.0, whole genome shotgun sequence contains the following coding sequences:
- the LOC128754386 gene encoding early growth response protein 1-B produces the protein MLNNMDLNAKDSFYPQFDSNSSLGKDNQEAFVEADRGAPAQFGHDGAPAALKTEASNSEFAFNPCEGPKDAYTPSSLAYSGSFYVEATQGAPCSTETLLNMITEIVGISTLPISEVQSSRGTYQMDSAGAHFGDKRGQPLTSQVYSTDQRFAGDQSSGQTHDLSTFQEKSEPKSEAASFPVVVKNEFESYEWGAFNKPECLETTFQTETFPMSNDFPPDQQVDVKELLDTFPICHNQEFKVEGGIKQEPSFSETCSQSYSSPLYNNYLPPPMSNVKPFSEPQPSNQYAHSTIDSILYSSLLPDSFSQTYTPRPAKPPRARKTPSAASHGPAKEKPFTCPMESCDRRFSRSDELNRHIRIHTGHKPFQCRICLRSFSRSDHLTTHTRTHTGEKPFSCDVCGKRFARSDERKRHGRVHQKQKEKMELKHPGTPATWPFTLPEGI, from the exons ATGTTAAACAATATGGATTTGAACGCGAAAGATTCTTTTTATCCTCAGTTTGACAGCAATTCCTCCCTGGGGAAAGACAACCAGGAGGCGTTTGTCGAGGCGGATCGGGGGGCCCCTGCACAGTTCGGACACG ACGGAGCGCCCGCTGCACTGAAAACTGAAGCCTCCAACTCCGAGTTTGCGTTCAATCCGTGCGAGGGTCCGAAAGATGCCTACACCCCCTCGTCTCTCGCCTACTCCGGCAGCTTCTATGTGGAGGCCACTCAGGGAGCCCCGTGCAGCACCGAAACTCTGCTCAACATGATCACCGAGATCGTGGGCATCTCCACTCTGCCCATCTCTGAGGTGCAGAGCAGCCGTGGAACTTACCAGATGGACAGCGCGGGGGCACATTTTGGGGACAAACGGGGACAGCCTTTAACCTCCCAGGTTTACTCCACCGACCAGAGGTTCGCCGGGGACCAGAGCAGCGGTCAAACCCACGACCTGTCCACCTTCCAGGAGAAGTCGGAGCCCAAGTCTGAGGCGGCCTCCTTCCCTGTGGTGGTCAAGAACGAGTTTGAGAGCTACGAGTGGGGGGCTTTTAACAAGCCCGAGTGTTTGGAGACCACCTTCCAGACTGAGACCTTCCCCATGTCCAATGACTTCCCCCCTGACCAGCAGGTGGACGTGAAGGAACTTTTGGACACCTTCCCCATTTGCCACAACCAAGAGTTCAAAGTGGAAGGGGGCATCAAGCAGGAGCCGTCCTTCTCCGAGACTTGCTCTCAAAGTTACTCGAGCCCCCTTTATAACAATTACCTCCCCCCACCCATGAGCAACGTCAAGCCTTTCTCTGAACCTCAGCCGTCCAACCAGTACGCGCACAGCACCATAGACTCCATCCTCTACTCCTCCCTGCTACCAGACTCTTTCTCGCAAACCTACACCCCCCGTCCAGCGAAGCCCCCCAGAGCTCGGAAGACTCCCAGCGCCGCCTCCCACGGCCCCGCCAAGGAGAAGCCCTTCACCTGCCCCATGGAGAGCTGCGACCGCCGCTTCTCCCGCTCGGACGAGCTCAACCGACACATCCGCATCCACACGGGCCACAAGCCCTTCCAGTGCCGCATCTGCCTGCGCAGCTTCAGCCGGAGCGACCACCTGACCACCCACACCAGGACTCACACAGGGGAGAAGCCCTTCTCCTGCGACGTGTGCGGCAAGCGCTTCGCCCGGAGCGACGAGCGGAAACGGCACGGGCGAGTCCACcagaagcagaaggagaagatggagctgaAGCACCCGGGGACCCCCGCCACTTGGCCCTTCACTCTTCCTGAGGGCATCTGA